One window from the genome of Diospyros lotus cultivar Yz01 chromosome 11, ASM1463336v1, whole genome shotgun sequence encodes:
- the LOC127812908 gene encoding uncharacterized protein LOC127812908: MLPHQQNSRIDVADLKAQIVKKIGPERSKRYFYYLNRLLSQKLSKAEFDRFCFRVLGRENLPLHNQFIRSILNNACHANSPPPVHEVGPTKSAVISGKSSPTVEYGREQSGLVVPNQTPGTPIWPNGVVLPLSPRKGRSAIRDRKLRDRPSPLGPNGKPDAASHQSTPIEEGIIKTGIENGNLVPCDYQRPLQHMQGLAEQSDSGIPRVRNSTDAPLSLHGKDQYEVAVVADGEGVEQSSRLSISRSPLIAPLGIPFCTASVGGARKALPLGNTSNIVNYFDSGGLSDSETLRKHMEQVASVQGLGGVTVECANTLNNMLDVYLKRLIRSCVELVGVRSGNESKRQSVDKRHIQGKLVNGMWPSNHGHMQRSGGFQEATQGNRPTCSISLLDFKVAMELKPQQLGEDWPSLLEKISMNMFKD, from the coding sequence ATGCTACCGCACCAGCAGAACTCCCGAATTGATGTGGCTGATTTGAAGGCTCAGATAGTTAAGAAGATTGGGCCAGAGAGGTCAAAACGCTACTTTTATTACTTGAACAGATTGTTGAGTCAGAAGTTGAGTAAGGCAGAATTTGATAGGTTCTGTTTTCGAGTTCTTGGGAGGGAGAATCTACCGCTGCATAACCAGTTTATACGATCAATCTTAAACAATGCATGCCATGCAAACTCCCCACCTCCGGTCCATGAAGTGGGACCCACAAAATCTGCTGTCATATCTGGAAAAAGTTCTCCCACTGTAGAATATGGCCGTGAACAGAGCGGGTTGGTTGTTCCAAATCAAACTCCAGGCACCCCAATTTGGCCTAATGGGGTTGTTTTACCACTATCCCCAAGAAAGGGAAGGTCTGCAATCCGTGATAGGAAACTTAGGGACCGACCTAGCCCTCTTGGACCTAATGGGAAGCCAGATGCTGCTTCTCATCAATCAACTCCTATTGAGGAGGGTATTATAAAGACTGGCATAGAGAATGGGAACTTGGTTCCGTGTGATTACCAGAGGCCGCTCCAGCATATGCAAGGGCTTGCAGAGCAATCTGACAGTGGAATTCCTAGAGTAAGAAACTCAACAGATGCTCCGTTATCTCTACATGGGAAAGATCAATATGAAGTAGCAGTTGTTGCAGATGGGGAAGGGGTGGAACAGTCTAGCCGCTTGAGTATCTCTAGAAGTCCTCTTATTGCGCCTCTTGGAATTCCATTTTGCACAGCTAGTGTTGGAGGGGCCCGGAAAGCATTGCCCTTGGGCAATACCAGTAATATTGTTAACTATTTTGACTCTGGGGGTTTGTCTGACTCAGAAACACTGAGGAAACATATGGAGCAGGTTGCATCAGTACAAGGCCTTGGCGGAGTTACTGTGGAGTGCGCTAACACATTAAATAATATGTTGGATGTGTACTTGAAGAGGTTGATCAGGTCTTGTGTGGAGTTGGTTGGGGTGAGGTCTGGGAATGAATCGAAAAGGCAGTCTGTTGACAAACGTCATATTCAAGGCAAGCTTGTTAATGGTATGTGGCCTAGTAATCATGGGCATATGCAAAGGAGTGGTGGTTTCCAAGAAGCTACACAAGGAAACAGACCAACATGCTCTATCTCATTACTTGATTTCAAGGTCGCAATGGAGTTAAAGCCACAGCAACTTGGAGAAGACTGGCCATCTTTGCTTGAGAAGATCTCTATGAACATGTTCAAGGACTAG
- the LOC127812897 gene encoding plasma membrane ATPase 4-like isoform X2: protein MWNPLSWVMEIAALMAIALANGDGRAPDWQDFVGVVALLFINSTISFIEENNAGNAAAALMAGLAPKTKVLRDGRWSEQDAAMLVPGDIISIKLGDIIPADARLLEGDPLKVDQSALTGESLAVTKNPSDEVFSGSTCKQGEIEAVVIATGVHTFFGKAAHLVDSTNNVGHFQKVLTAIGNFCICSILVGILVEIIVMYPIQHRKYRDGIDNLLVLLIGGIPIAMPTVLSVTMAIGSHRLSQQGAITKRMTAIEEMAGMDVLCSDKTGTLTLNKLTVDRSLIEVFAKGVDKEHVILLAARASRTENQDAIDAAIVGMLADPKEARVGIREVHFLPFNPVDKRTALTYIDADGNWHRASKGAPEQILTLCNCKEDVKKKVHAVIDKFAERGLRSLAIARQEVPEKTKDSPGAPWQLVGLLPLFDPPRHDSAETIKRALNLGVNVKMITGDQLAIAKETGRRLGMGTNMYPSSTLLGQDKDASIAALPVDELIEKADGFAGVFPEHKFEIVKRLQEKKHICGMTGDGVNDAPALKKADIGIAVADCTDAARSASDIVLTEPGLSVIISAVLTSRAIFQRMKNYTIYAVSITIRIVFGFMLIALIWKFDFAPFMVLIIAILNDGTIMTISKDRVKPSPVPDSWKLKEIFATGVVLGGYLALMTVIFFWAMHETDFFSDKFGVRSLREKPHEMMAALYLQVSIVSQALIFVTRSRSWSYAELPGLLLLTAFVVAQLIATLIAVYANWGFANIKGCGWGWAGVIWLYSVVTYVPLDILKFAIRYILSGKAWDNLLENKTAFTTKTNYGKEEREAQWAAAQRTLHGLQPPETTNLFSDKSSYRELSEIAEQAKRRAEVARLRELNTLKGHVESVVKLKGLDIDTIQQHYTV from the exons ATGTGGAACCCTTTGTCGTGGGTCATGGAAATTGCTGCTTTGATGGCCATTGCTTTAGCAAATGGTGATGGGAGAGCCCCAGACTGGCAGGATTTTGTTGGCGTTGTTGCCTTATTATTTATCAACTCCACAATCAGTTTTATTGAAGAAAACAATGCCGGCAATGCAGCAGCTGCCCTTATGGCTGGCCTTGCTCCAAAGACAAAG GTTCTAAGAGATGGTCGATGGAGTGAGCAAGATGCTGCTATGCTAGTACCAGGAGATATCATAAGCATTAAGTTGGGAGACATAATTCCAGCAGATGCACGTCTACTTGAGGGTGATCCACTGAAGGTTGATCAGTCTGCTTTGACTGGGGAATCCCTCGCTGTTACTAAGAACCCCTCAGATGAAGTATTCTCGGGTTCAACATGTAAACAGGGGGAAATTGAAGCAGTTGTCATTGCTACTGGTGTTCATACATTCTTTGGTAAGGCTGCACATCTAGTGGATAGTACCAACAATGTGGGACACTTCCAAAAAGTTCTCACTGCAATTGGTAACTTCTGCATTTGCTCAATTCTTGTGGGGATCCTTGTTGAGATTATAGTTATGTACCCGATCCAGCACCGCAAGTACAGAGACGGAATTGACAATTTACTGGTTCTCTTGATTGGAGGAATCCCGATTGCTATGCCCACGGTCTTATCTGTTACCATGGCTATTGGTTCTCACAGGCTCTCCCAGCAGGGTGCAATCACCAAGAGAATGACAGCTATAGAGGAAATGGCAGGCATGGATGTGCTTTGCAGTGATAAGACTGGAACACTGACTTTGAACAAGCTAACAGTTGACAGGAGCCTGATTGAAGTGTTTGCAAAGGGTGTGGACAAAGAGCATGTGATTCTGTTAGCAGCAAGGGCTTCACGGACTGAAAATCAAGATGCTATTGATGCTGCCATTGTCGGAATGCTTGCCGACCCAAAGGAG GCAAGAGTTGGTATTAGAGAagttcattttcttccattcaaTCCCGTGGACAAGAGGACAGCTCTGACCTACATTGATGCTGATGGGAATTGGCATCGAGCCAGCAAAGGAGCCCCTGAACAG ATATTAACCCTTTGCAACTGCAAAGAGGATGTCAAGAAGAAGGTTCATGCTGTGATTGATAAGTTTGCTGAACGTGGGCTTCGATCTTTGGCAATTGCTAGACAG GAAGTACCCGAAAAGACAAAAGATAGTCCAGGGGCGCCATGGCAGCTTGTTGGTTTATTGCCTTTGTTTGATCCCCCTAGACATGATAGTGCAGAAACCATCAAAAGAGCTCTTAATCTTGGCGTAAATGTAAAAATGATTACTG GAGATCAACTTGCCATTGCCAAGGAAACTGGCCGCAGGCTTGGAATGGGAACAAACATGTATCCATCTTCTACTCTGCTAGGCCAAGACAAAGATGCTTCTATTGCAGCTCTCCCTGTTGATGAGTTGATTGAGAAGGCTGATGGATTTGCTGGAGTATTTCCAG AACACAAATTCGAAATTGTAAAGAGACTGCAAGAAAAGAAGCACATCTGCGGAATGACAGGGGATGGTGTCAATGATGCCCCCGCTTTGAAGAAGGCAGACATTGGAATAGCTGTTGCAGATTGTACCGATGCTGCTAGAAGTGCTTCTGACATTGTCCTCACTGAACCTGGGCTGAGTGTTATAATAAGTGCAGTGCTAACTAGCAGAGCTATATTTCAGAGGATGAAGAACTATACA aTTTATGCAGTTTCAATTACCATCCGTATTGTG TTTGGATTTATGCTAATTGCTCTGATATGGAAGTTTGACTTCGCTCCCTTCATGGTTCTCATTATTGCCATTCTAAATGATG GAACAATCATGACAATCTCCAAGGATCGCGTCAAGCCATCTCCAGTGCCAGACAGCTGGAAACTGAAGGAGATTTTTGCAACTGGCGTCGTGCTTGGAGGCTATTTGGCACTAATGACAGTAATATTCTTCTGGGCAATGCATGAAACAGACTTTTTCTCG GACAAATTTGGTGTGAGGTCATTGAGAGAGAAACCTCATGAGATGATGGCTGCCTTGTACCTACAAGTGAGCATAGTGAGTCAGGCTCTTATATTTGTTACAAGGTCTCGCAGCTGGTCCTATGCCGAACTCCCTGGACTACTGTTACTAACGGCTTTTGTAGTCGCACAGCTG ATTGCCACTCTCATTGCTGTTTACGCTAACTGGGGTTTTGCAAACATCAAAGGATGTGGTTGGGGATGGGCTGGCGTCATCTGGCTTTACAGTGTGGTTACGTATGTTCCACTTGACATTCTCAAATTTGCAATCCGGTACATATTAAGTGGGAAGGCATGGGATAACCTTTTGGAGAACAAG ACTGCTTTTACCACTAAAACTAACTAcgggaaggaagagagagaagccCAGTGGGCTGCTGCACAGAGGACACTCCATGGCCTCCAACCACCTGAAACCACCAACCTTTTCTCCGATAAGAGCAGTTACAGGGAGCTTTCTGAAATTGCAGAGCAAGCCAAGAGACGCGCTGAGGTTGCAAG GCTAAGGGAGTTAAATACCCTCAAGGGACACGTGGAGTCGGTTGTGAAGCTGAAAGGACTAGACATTGACACAATCCAACAGCATTATACAGTTTGA
- the LOC127812897 gene encoding plasma membrane ATPase 4-like isoform X1, which translates to MGSNKAISLEEIKNEAVDLERIPIEEVFEQLKCTQEGLSSEEGASRLQIFGPNKLEEKKESKILKFLGFMWNPLSWVMEIAALMAIALANGDGRAPDWQDFVGVVALLFINSTISFIEENNAGNAAAALMAGLAPKTKVLRDGRWSEQDAAMLVPGDIISIKLGDIIPADARLLEGDPLKVDQSALTGESLAVTKNPSDEVFSGSTCKQGEIEAVVIATGVHTFFGKAAHLVDSTNNVGHFQKVLTAIGNFCICSILVGILVEIIVMYPIQHRKYRDGIDNLLVLLIGGIPIAMPTVLSVTMAIGSHRLSQQGAITKRMTAIEEMAGMDVLCSDKTGTLTLNKLTVDRSLIEVFAKGVDKEHVILLAARASRTENQDAIDAAIVGMLADPKEARVGIREVHFLPFNPVDKRTALTYIDADGNWHRASKGAPEQILTLCNCKEDVKKKVHAVIDKFAERGLRSLAIARQEVPEKTKDSPGAPWQLVGLLPLFDPPRHDSAETIKRALNLGVNVKMITGDQLAIAKETGRRLGMGTNMYPSSTLLGQDKDASIAALPVDELIEKADGFAGVFPEHKFEIVKRLQEKKHICGMTGDGVNDAPALKKADIGIAVADCTDAARSASDIVLTEPGLSVIISAVLTSRAIFQRMKNYTIYAVSITIRIVFGFMLIALIWKFDFAPFMVLIIAILNDGTIMTISKDRVKPSPVPDSWKLKEIFATGVVLGGYLALMTVIFFWAMHETDFFSDKFGVRSLREKPHEMMAALYLQVSIVSQALIFVTRSRSWSYAELPGLLLLTAFVVAQLIATLIAVYANWGFANIKGCGWGWAGVIWLYSVVTYVPLDILKFAIRYILSGKAWDNLLENKTAFTTKTNYGKEEREAQWAAAQRTLHGLQPPETTNLFSDKSSYRELSEIAEQAKRRAEVARLRELNTLKGHVESVVKLKGLDIDTIQQHYTV; encoded by the exons ATGGGGAGCAATAAAGCTATCAGTCTCGAGGAGATAAAAAACGAGGCCGTCGAtctg GAACGAATTCCTATAGAGGAAGTGTTTGAGCAGCTAAAATGTACACAAGAAGGTTTATCATCAGAAGAAGGAGCCAGCCGGCTTCAAATTTTTGGACCGAACAAACTAGAGGAGAAAAAG GAGAGCAAGATCCTCAAGTTTTTGGGCTTCATGTGGAACCCTTTGTCGTGGGTCATGGAAATTGCTGCTTTGATGGCCATTGCTTTAGCAAATGGTGATGGGAGAGCCCCAGACTGGCAGGATTTTGTTGGCGTTGTTGCCTTATTATTTATCAACTCCACAATCAGTTTTATTGAAGAAAACAATGCCGGCAATGCAGCAGCTGCCCTTATGGCTGGCCTTGCTCCAAAGACAAAG GTTCTAAGAGATGGTCGATGGAGTGAGCAAGATGCTGCTATGCTAGTACCAGGAGATATCATAAGCATTAAGTTGGGAGACATAATTCCAGCAGATGCACGTCTACTTGAGGGTGATCCACTGAAGGTTGATCAGTCTGCTTTGACTGGGGAATCCCTCGCTGTTACTAAGAACCCCTCAGATGAAGTATTCTCGGGTTCAACATGTAAACAGGGGGAAATTGAAGCAGTTGTCATTGCTACTGGTGTTCATACATTCTTTGGTAAGGCTGCACATCTAGTGGATAGTACCAACAATGTGGGACACTTCCAAAAAGTTCTCACTGCAATTGGTAACTTCTGCATTTGCTCAATTCTTGTGGGGATCCTTGTTGAGATTATAGTTATGTACCCGATCCAGCACCGCAAGTACAGAGACGGAATTGACAATTTACTGGTTCTCTTGATTGGAGGAATCCCGATTGCTATGCCCACGGTCTTATCTGTTACCATGGCTATTGGTTCTCACAGGCTCTCCCAGCAGGGTGCAATCACCAAGAGAATGACAGCTATAGAGGAAATGGCAGGCATGGATGTGCTTTGCAGTGATAAGACTGGAACACTGACTTTGAACAAGCTAACAGTTGACAGGAGCCTGATTGAAGTGTTTGCAAAGGGTGTGGACAAAGAGCATGTGATTCTGTTAGCAGCAAGGGCTTCACGGACTGAAAATCAAGATGCTATTGATGCTGCCATTGTCGGAATGCTTGCCGACCCAAAGGAG GCAAGAGTTGGTATTAGAGAagttcattttcttccattcaaTCCCGTGGACAAGAGGACAGCTCTGACCTACATTGATGCTGATGGGAATTGGCATCGAGCCAGCAAAGGAGCCCCTGAACAG ATATTAACCCTTTGCAACTGCAAAGAGGATGTCAAGAAGAAGGTTCATGCTGTGATTGATAAGTTTGCTGAACGTGGGCTTCGATCTTTGGCAATTGCTAGACAG GAAGTACCCGAAAAGACAAAAGATAGTCCAGGGGCGCCATGGCAGCTTGTTGGTTTATTGCCTTTGTTTGATCCCCCTAGACATGATAGTGCAGAAACCATCAAAAGAGCTCTTAATCTTGGCGTAAATGTAAAAATGATTACTG GAGATCAACTTGCCATTGCCAAGGAAACTGGCCGCAGGCTTGGAATGGGAACAAACATGTATCCATCTTCTACTCTGCTAGGCCAAGACAAAGATGCTTCTATTGCAGCTCTCCCTGTTGATGAGTTGATTGAGAAGGCTGATGGATTTGCTGGAGTATTTCCAG AACACAAATTCGAAATTGTAAAGAGACTGCAAGAAAAGAAGCACATCTGCGGAATGACAGGGGATGGTGTCAATGATGCCCCCGCTTTGAAGAAGGCAGACATTGGAATAGCTGTTGCAGATTGTACCGATGCTGCTAGAAGTGCTTCTGACATTGTCCTCACTGAACCTGGGCTGAGTGTTATAATAAGTGCAGTGCTAACTAGCAGAGCTATATTTCAGAGGATGAAGAACTATACA aTTTATGCAGTTTCAATTACCATCCGTATTGTG TTTGGATTTATGCTAATTGCTCTGATATGGAAGTTTGACTTCGCTCCCTTCATGGTTCTCATTATTGCCATTCTAAATGATG GAACAATCATGACAATCTCCAAGGATCGCGTCAAGCCATCTCCAGTGCCAGACAGCTGGAAACTGAAGGAGATTTTTGCAACTGGCGTCGTGCTTGGAGGCTATTTGGCACTAATGACAGTAATATTCTTCTGGGCAATGCATGAAACAGACTTTTTCTCG GACAAATTTGGTGTGAGGTCATTGAGAGAGAAACCTCATGAGATGATGGCTGCCTTGTACCTACAAGTGAGCATAGTGAGTCAGGCTCTTATATTTGTTACAAGGTCTCGCAGCTGGTCCTATGCCGAACTCCCTGGACTACTGTTACTAACGGCTTTTGTAGTCGCACAGCTG ATTGCCACTCTCATTGCTGTTTACGCTAACTGGGGTTTTGCAAACATCAAAGGATGTGGTTGGGGATGGGCTGGCGTCATCTGGCTTTACAGTGTGGTTACGTATGTTCCACTTGACATTCTCAAATTTGCAATCCGGTACATATTAAGTGGGAAGGCATGGGATAACCTTTTGGAGAACAAG ACTGCTTTTACCACTAAAACTAACTAcgggaaggaagagagagaagccCAGTGGGCTGCTGCACAGAGGACACTCCATGGCCTCCAACCACCTGAAACCACCAACCTTTTCTCCGATAAGAGCAGTTACAGGGAGCTTTCTGAAATTGCAGAGCAAGCCAAGAGACGCGCTGAGGTTGCAAG GCTAAGGGAGTTAAATACCCTCAAGGGACACGTGGAGTCGGTTGTGAAGCTGAAAGGACTAGACATTGACACAATCCAACAGCATTATACAGTTTGA